A region of Heteronotia binoei isolate CCM8104 ecotype False Entrance Well chromosome 2, APGP_CSIRO_Hbin_v1, whole genome shotgun sequence DNA encodes the following proteins:
- the LOC132567659 gene encoding uricase-like, whose protein sequence is MAKIQRPGGCCLTPKDLEYVNSEYGKNAVRLLYIRREGKIHCIKELEISLHIRLNNVNEYVNSDNSCVIPTDTIKNTIQAFAKCRGIRTIEEFGLELCEHFLTQYCHVIYCNIFIQEVPWQRLEKDGVPHAHAFLYSSEGVRFCEVERNLNGPPNVFSGIKDLKIMKTTQSGFADFFKDKYTTLPDRRDRVLSVETLVKWCYGDCTGCLDYDCMWRTAHEAALDAFAGPPETGHYSPSYQRTVNRIQTYILERIPQVEEVEVIMSNIHYCVADLDKLGLTNDKEVLTPQDTPFGACATTLRRKKCPGDCPQPMECKTRHSVSWKSGHMK, encoded by the exons CCTAAGGATCTGGAATATGTGAATTCTGAATATGGCAAGAATGCAGTGAGGCTCCTGTACATTCGACGAGAGGGCAAGATACACTGCATCAAAGAACTGGAAATCTCTTTACATATAAGACTGAATAATGTCAATGAATATGTGAATAGTGACAATTCGTGTGTCATTCCCACAGACACCATCAAGAATACAATCCAGGCTTTTGCAAAATGCCGAGGg ATCAGAACAATAGAGGAGTTTGGCCTCGAACTGTGTGAGCACTTCCTCACACAATATTGCCATGTGATATACTGCAACATCTTTATCCAAGAGGTACCATGGCAACGTCTGGAAAAG GATGGTGTCCCACATGCCCATGCTTTTCTCTATAGTTCTGAAGGAGTTCGCTTTTGTGAAGTGGAACGGAATTTGAATG GTCCTCCAAATGTTTTCTCTGGCATTAAGGATCTGAAAATTATGAAGACAACCCAGTCAGGCTTTGCAGACTTCTTCAAGGATAAATACACCACACTCCCAGACAGGAGAGACCGGGTGTTGTCAGTAGAAACACTGGTCAAATGGTGCTATGGTGACTGCACAGGATGCTTGGACTATGACTGCATGTG GAGAACTGCCCATGAAGCTGCCCTAGATGCCTTTGCTGGACCGCCTGAAACAGGCCATTACTCACCTTCTTACCAGAGGACTGTCAACCGTATTCAGACATACATCCTGGAGAGGATTCCACAA GTTGAGGAGGTGGAAGTGATCATGTCCAACATCCACTACTGTGTTGCAGATCTAGACAAACTGGGATTGACCAATGACAAGGAG GTCTTGACTCCTCAAGATACACCATTTGGTGCTTGTGCAACTACGTTGCGTAGGAAGAAGTGCCCAGGAGATTGCCCACAACCGATGGAATGCAAAACCCGTCACAGTGTTTCGTGGAAATCTGGCCATATGAAATGA